The Sporichthyaceae bacterium genome includes a region encoding these proteins:
- a CDS encoding PPA1309 family protein: MDPALHTFLVELGEQVATEGWDQPPRLFALFAIADLQRDAPAAARRLGVAEVDPHATPWTARETPFDAGEGLDDALGQIMWDDEVAGCALVLELLTLPSSTQAELPDDRAAAQRFAADHPDRAELRVVVGVLRDGTRDATVRLRDEFRSDPVLFGADLATGVARILLATFDD, translated from the coding sequence GTGGACCCCGCGCTGCACACGTTCCTGGTAGAGCTCGGCGAACAAGTGGCCACCGAGGGCTGGGACCAACCACCGCGACTGTTCGCGCTGTTCGCCATCGCGGACCTGCAACGCGATGCCCCGGCGGCCGCGCGTCGGCTGGGCGTGGCCGAGGTAGACCCACATGCGACGCCGTGGACTGCCCGCGAGACCCCGTTCGACGCCGGCGAAGGACTCGATGACGCGTTGGGTCAAATCATGTGGGACGACGAGGTCGCCGGGTGCGCGCTGGTGCTCGAGTTGCTAACGCTGCCGTCCTCCACGCAGGCCGAACTGCCGGACGACCGCGCGGCGGCGCAGCGGTTCGCGGCCGACCATCCCGACCGCGCCGAACTGCGCGTGGTGGTGGGCGTGCTGCGGGACGGCACCCGCGACGCCACCGTCCGGCTGCGCGACGAGTTCCGATCGGATCCAGTGCTGTTCGGTGCCGACCTGGCCACCGGCGTGGCCCGGATCCTGCTGGCGACGTTCGACGACTGA
- a CDS encoding alpha/beta hydrolase, with protein MARDACALIDEQDLPEVDRIRYTTIHGYQRAYLMAGSGPAILLIHGIGDNADTWRGIISELAQDHLVIAPDLLGHGRSDRPRADYSIPAYACGVRDLLSVLNIDRVTVVGHSLGGGVAMQFAYQFPERCERIVLVSTGGGGRQTTPLLQLIAIPGAGVMLPLMRLPGIRQTGTTSLRLLRLLGTNIGQDAEDMIKLFDAWPDRTSRSAFVRSLRAVVDRQGQVVTLLDRCYLAKGMPTLLIWGERDAVIPVAHAQVVHEAMPGSRLEIFQAAAHFPHHSDPERFLAVLRDFLASTQPAEYSAAQWRALLRAGRDGEQDAALQTELAMDDAVPFGA; from the coding sequence GTGGCTCGGGATGCCTGCGCACTGATCGACGAGCAGGACCTGCCCGAGGTCGACCGGATCCGCTACACCACCATCCACGGTTACCAGCGGGCCTACCTCATGGCCGGCAGCGGGCCGGCGATCCTGCTGATCCACGGCATCGGCGACAACGCCGACACCTGGCGCGGGATCATCTCCGAGCTGGCGCAGGACCATTTGGTGATTGCTCCGGACCTGCTGGGTCACGGCCGCTCCGACCGTCCGCGCGCGGACTACTCGATCCCGGCCTACGCCTGCGGCGTGCGGGATCTGTTGTCGGTGCTGAACATCGACCGGGTCACCGTGGTCGGCCACTCCCTCGGCGGCGGCGTGGCCATGCAGTTCGCCTACCAGTTCCCGGAGCGCTGTGAGCGCATCGTGCTGGTGAGCACCGGCGGCGGCGGCCGCCAGACCACGCCACTGCTGCAGTTGATCGCCATCCCCGGCGCCGGGGTGATGCTGCCGCTCATGCGGCTGCCCGGCATCCGGCAGACCGGGACCACGTCGCTGCGCCTGCTGCGCCTGCTGGGCACCAACATCGGCCAAGACGCCGAGGACATGATCAAGCTCTTCGATGCCTGGCCGGACCGGACCTCGCGCAGCGCCTTCGTGCGCTCGCTACGGGCGGTGGTGGACCGGCAGGGGCAGGTGGTGACCCTGTTGGACCGGTGTTATCTGGCCAAGGGCATGCCAACGTTGCTCATCTGGGGCGAACGGGACGCGGTGATCCCGGTTGCGCACGCACAGGTGGTGCACGAAGCGATGCCGGGCAGCCGGTTGGAGATTTTCCAAGCGGCCGCGCACTTCCCGCACCACAGCGACCCGGAGCGTTTCCTGGCGGTGCTGCGGGACTTCCTGGCCTCCACCCAACCCGCGGAGTACTCCGCCGCGCAGTGGCGTGCGCTGTTGCGGGCCGGCCGGGACGGTGAGCAGGACGCGGCGTTGCAGACCGAGCTGGCGATGGACGACGCGGTGCCGTTCGGCGCCTGA
- the mfd gene encoding transcription-repair coupling factor yields the protein MSVPGLLDVVADDPVLATALERARAGDLPTRDLIAPPGLRPLVIAALAARGGRTVLAVTATGREAEDLAAGLGSLLPAERVAVFPSWETLPHERLSPRADTVGRRLAVLRRLTRPVADDPAAGPLDVVVCPVRSLVQPMVPGLGALEPVSLRVGDEVELDVVVEALAAAAYARVDMVERRGEFAVRGGIVDVFPPTEEHPLRVEFFGDEVEEIRPFRVADQRRLASGEPDAARSLLWAPPCRELLLTKEVRDRAAALRNAHPELDEMLGKISEGVAVEGMEALAPALVDGMELLVDQLPAGTLVVSVDPERVRARAADLVRTSQEFLEASWSGAAVGGVAPIDLGAAALRDLTEVRERIRAIGLPWWSVAPFASAEDETDATSDEATLSAQAPEAYRGETDRALGDIRTWLEQQWSVVLVLGGHGTAERVGELLAAADLPARQVEDLLTAPERGVALITCAELSNGFLLPAQRTVVLTETDLTNRVAGSAKDRGRLPSRRKAVVDPLSLRPGDYVVHEQHGVGKYVEMTSRTVAGATREYLVLEYAASKRGQPGDRLYVPTDALEQITRYVGGESPTLHRLGGADWQKAKGRAKKAVKQIAGELIRLYAARTSAPGHAFAPDTPWQHELEDAFGYVETPDQAAAIDEVKADMEKPYPMDRVICGDVGYGKTEIAVRAAFKAVQDGKQVAVLVPTTLLAQQHYATFSERYSPFPVTVKVLSRFNTATEAEAVLTGLADGSVDVVIGTHRLLSTTTKFKDLGLMIVDEEQRFGVEHKEALKHLRAHVDVLTMSATPIPRTLEMSITGIREMSTIATPPEERHPVLTFVGAFADKQIQAAIRRELLRDGQVFYVHNRVESIDRAARRLSELVPEARIAVAHGQMNEHTLEEVIVGFWERRYDVLVCTTIVETGLDISNANTLVVERADVLGLAQLHQLRGRVGRSRERGYAYFFYPAEKPLTETAHERLATIAQHTELGAGMYVAMKDLEIRGAGNLLGGEQSGHIEGVGFDLYVRMVGEAVAEYKAGPDAAPPPAEVRVELPVDAHIPHEWLATERLRLEAYRRIAGIGSTPDAASGAADAEAEIAAVRAELTDRYGALPEPVENLLAVARFRAHLRGFGLEEVTLAGGNIRFSPVDLRESQQLRLLRLYPRTVVKAATRTILVPRPTTARVGGTPLIGLPLLDWARELIDAVLGG from the coding sequence GTGTCCGTGCCCGGCCTGCTGGATGTGGTGGCCGATGACCCGGTGCTGGCCACCGCGCTGGAGCGCGCGCGGGCCGGTGATCTGCCCACTCGGGACCTGATCGCCCCGCCCGGGCTGCGTCCCCTGGTGATTGCTGCGCTGGCCGCGCGGGGCGGTCGCACCGTGCTCGCGGTGACCGCGACCGGCCGGGAGGCCGAGGATCTCGCCGCCGGGCTGGGATCGTTGCTGCCGGCCGAGCGGGTCGCGGTGTTCCCGTCCTGGGAGACCTTGCCGCACGAGCGACTGTCCCCGCGGGCGGACACCGTCGGGCGACGGCTGGCCGTGCTGCGTCGGCTCACCCGGCCCGTCGCCGACGACCCGGCCGCGGGACCGCTGGACGTCGTGGTCTGCCCGGTGCGCAGCCTGGTGCAGCCGATGGTGCCCGGTCTGGGCGCGCTGGAACCGGTGAGCCTGCGGGTGGGCGACGAGGTGGAACTCGACGTGGTCGTCGAGGCGCTGGCCGCCGCCGCGTACGCACGGGTGGACATGGTCGAGCGGCGCGGCGAGTTCGCGGTGCGCGGCGGCATTGTCGATGTGTTCCCGCCCACCGAGGAACACCCGTTGCGGGTGGAGTTCTTCGGCGACGAGGTGGAGGAGATCCGCCCGTTCCGGGTCGCCGACCAGCGCCGCCTGGCGAGCGGCGAGCCGGACGCCGCCCGCTCGTTGCTGTGGGCGCCGCCGTGCCGGGAACTGCTGCTGACCAAGGAGGTGCGCGACCGCGCCGCCGCACTGCGTAACGCGCACCCGGAACTGGACGAGATGCTCGGCAAGATCTCCGAGGGCGTCGCGGTGGAGGGCATGGAGGCGCTGGCCCCGGCCCTGGTGGACGGCATGGAGTTGCTCGTCGACCAACTGCCCGCGGGCACGCTGGTGGTCAGTGTCGACCCCGAACGCGTGCGGGCTCGCGCCGCGGATCTGGTGCGCACCAGCCAGGAGTTCCTGGAGGCCTCCTGGTCCGGTGCCGCGGTCGGCGGGGTGGCGCCCATCGATCTGGGGGCGGCGGCCCTGCGCGACCTGACCGAGGTCCGCGAACGCATTCGCGCGATCGGCCTGCCCTGGTGGTCGGTGGCGCCGTTCGCGTCCGCGGAGGATGAAACTGACGCCACCTCAGACGAGGCGACGCTCTCTGCGCAGGCCCCGGAGGCCTACCGCGGGGAGACCGATCGGGCGCTGGGCGACATCCGTACCTGGCTGGAGCAGCAGTGGTCGGTGGTGCTGGTGCTCGGCGGGCACGGTACCGCGGAGCGCGTCGGGGAACTGCTCGCCGCCGCGGACCTGCCCGCCCGCCAGGTCGAGGACCTGCTCACCGCCCCGGAGCGCGGCGTCGCATTGATCACCTGCGCGGAGTTGTCCAACGGGTTCCTGCTACCCGCGCAGCGCACCGTGGTGCTCACCGAGACCGACCTGACCAATCGGGTTGCGGGCTCGGCGAAGGACCGCGGCAGGTTGCCGAGTCGGCGCAAGGCGGTGGTCGACCCGCTTTCGCTGCGTCCCGGTGACTACGTGGTGCACGAGCAGCACGGCGTCGGCAAGTACGTGGAGATGACCAGCCGCACCGTGGCCGGGGCCACCCGCGAGTACCTGGTGCTGGAGTACGCCGCGTCCAAGCGCGGGCAACCCGGCGACCGGTTGTACGTGCCGACCGACGCGCTGGAGCAGATCACCCGCTACGTCGGCGGGGAGTCCCCGACGTTGCACCGGCTCGGCGGCGCGGACTGGCAGAAGGCCAAGGGCCGGGCGAAGAAGGCGGTCAAGCAGATCGCCGGCGAACTGATCCGGCTCTACGCCGCGCGCACCTCCGCGCCCGGCCACGCGTTCGCCCCGGATACCCCGTGGCAGCACGAGTTGGAGGACGCGTTCGGTTACGTCGAGACACCGGACCAGGCCGCGGCCATCGACGAGGTCAAGGCCGACATGGAGAAGCCCTATCCGATGGACCGCGTCATCTGCGGCGACGTCGGCTACGGCAAGACCGAGATCGCGGTCCGGGCGGCGTTCAAGGCCGTGCAGGACGGCAAGCAGGTGGCCGTGCTGGTGCCCACCACGCTGCTCGCCCAGCAGCACTACGCGACGTTCTCCGAGCGGTACAGCCCGTTCCCGGTCACGGTGAAGGTGCTGTCCCGGTTCAACACGGCGACCGAGGCCGAGGCGGTGCTGACCGGTCTGGCCGACGGCTCGGTGGACGTGGTGATCGGCACCCACCGGCTGCTCTCGACGACTACGAAGTTCAAGGACCTCGGGCTGATGATCGTCGATGAGGAGCAGCGCTTCGGCGTGGAGCACAAGGAGGCGCTCAAGCACCTACGCGCCCACGTCGACGTACTGACCATGTCGGCCACGCCGATTCCCCGCACGTTGGAGATGTCCATCACCGGCATCCGGGAGATGTCCACCATCGCCACCCCGCCGGAGGAACGCCACCCGGTGCTGACCTTTGTCGGAGCCTTCGCGGACAAGCAGATCCAGGCCGCGATCCGGCGCGAGTTACTGCGCGACGGCCAGGTGTTCTACGTGCACAACCGGGTGGAATCCATCGACAGGGCTGCTCGTCGGCTGTCCGAACTGGTGCCCGAGGCGCGCATTGCGGTGGCCCACGGGCAGATGAACGAGCACACCCTGGAAGAGGTGATCGTCGGGTTCTGGGAGCGGCGCTACGACGTGTTGGTGTGCACCACGATTGTGGAGACCGGCCTGGACATCTCCAATGCCAACACGTTGGTCGTGGAGCGGGCCGACGTGCTCGGCCTGGCCCAGCTGCACCAGTTGCGCGGCCGGGTCGGGCGATCGCGAGAACGCGGCTATGCCTACTTCTTCTACCCCGCGGAGAAGCCGCTGACCGAGACCGCGCACGAGCGGCTGGCGACCATCGCCCAGCACACCGAACTGGGCGCGGGCATGTACGTGGCGATGAAGGACCTGGAGATCCGCGGCGCGGGCAACCTGCTCGGCGGTGAGCAGTCCGGGCACATCGAGGGTGTCGGCTTCGACCTGTACGTGCGGATGGTCGGCGAGGCGGTGGCCGAGTACAAGGCCGGCCCGGACGCCGCGCCGCCGCCCGCGGAGGTGCGGGTGGAACTGCCGGTGGACGCGCACATCCCGCACGAGTGGCTGGCCACCGAGCGACTGCGGCTGGAGGCCTACCGCCGCATCGCCGGCATCGGCTCCACCCCCGACGCCGCATCGGGGGCGGCCGACGCCGAGGCGGAGATCGCGGCGGTGCGCGCCGAGCTCACCGACCGCTACGGCGCGCTGCCCGAACCGGTGGAGAACCTGCTGGCGGTGGCCCGCTTCCGTGCGCACCTGCGCGGCTTTGGGTTGGAGGAGGTCACTCTCGCCGGAGGGAACATCCGGTTCTCTCCGGTTGACCTGCGCGAATCTCAGCAGTTGCGGCTGCTGCGGCTCTACCCGCGCACGGTGGTCAAGGCGGCCACCCGTACGATCCTGGTGCCCAGGCCGACCACGGCCCGGGTGGGTGGCACGCCGCTGATCGGCCTGCCGCTGTTGGACTGGGCCCGCGAACTCATCGACGCGGTGCTGGGCGGTTAG
- a CDS encoding SurA N-terminal domain-containing protein: MRERSERTIQRSRWKLALAVATVAGLSACGPSQLGAAAVVNSQRITVSDVQGRLKAVQALQDRYGVEHADPSVAARNEVQRWVVALVFERAARDLGINITDGEVSNAIDAETKLVGGPEQFRAALAQADLSENDVNDVFRQQVINSKIGSAVLGQAGTKLTQDQVDAKVHDTLVATAKRLHIRINPRYGTFDGNMGQISPPAPDFLRPTG; encoded by the coding sequence GTGCGCGAGCGCAGCGAGCGAACAATTCAGCGCAGCCGCTGGAAGCTGGCGCTCGCGGTGGCCACGGTGGCCGGGCTGTCGGCCTGCGGTCCGTCGCAACTGGGCGCCGCTGCCGTGGTGAACAGCCAGCGGATCACGGTCTCCGATGTCCAGGGGCGGCTCAAGGCGGTGCAGGCACTGCAGGACCGTTACGGCGTCGAGCACGCGGACCCGTCGGTCGCCGCGCGAAACGAGGTGCAGCGGTGGGTGGTGGCTCTGGTCTTCGAGCGTGCGGCGCGTGACCTGGGCATCAACATTACCGACGGCGAGGTGTCCAACGCGATCGACGCGGAGACCAAGCTTGTGGGTGGCCCCGAACAGTTCCGGGCGGCCCTGGCCCAGGCAGACCTGTCCGAGAACGACGTCAACGACGTGTTCCGGCAGCAGGTGATCAACAGCAAGATCGGTTCGGCGGTCCTCGGCCAGGCCGGCACGAAACTGACGCAGGATCAGGTCGACGCGAAGGTACACGACACCCTGGTGGCCACCGCCAAACGGCTGCACATCCGGATCAACCCGCGTTACGGCACGTTCGACGGGAACATGGGCCAGATCTCGCCGCCGGCACCCGACTTCCTGCGCCCGACGGGGTGA